Proteins from a genomic interval of Indicator indicator isolate 239-I01 chromosome 1, UM_Iind_1.1, whole genome shotgun sequence:
- the CHMP2B gene encoding charged multivesicular body protein 2b isoform X2 has product MKEPVNADNIIKEQNRELRGTQRAITRDRAALEKQEKQLELEIKKMAKTGNKEACKVLAKQLVQLRKQKNRTYAVSSKVTSMSTQTKVMNSQMKMAGAMSTTAKTMQAVNKKMDPQKTLQTMQNFQKENMKMEMTEEMINDTLDDIFDASDEEEESQDIVNQVLDEIGIEISGKMAKAPSADRSLPSASTSKAATISDEEIERQLKALGVD; this is encoded by the exons ATGAAAGAGCCAGTAAATGCTGATA atatAATAAAGGAGCAAAATCGAGAGTTAAGAGGTACACAGAGGGCTATAACCAGAGACAGAGCAGCActtgaaaaacaggaaaaacaacTG gagctggaaataaagaaaatggcTAAGACTGGTAACAAAGAAGCCTGTAAAGTGCTAGCAAAGCAGCTTGTACAACTGCGGAAGCAGAAAAATCGAACCTATGCTGTTAGCTCTAAAGTCACTTCTATGTCTACGCAAACAAAAGTCATGAACTCTCAGATGAAGATGGCAGGAGCTATGTCAACTACAGCAAAA ACAATGCAAGCAGTTAATAAGAAAATGGATCCACAAAAGACACTCCAAACTATGCAGAAtttccagaaggaaaacatGAAGATGGAAATGACTGAAGAAATGA ttaATGATACGCTGGATGATATTTTTGATGCTTctgatgaagaagaagaaagccaAGATATTGTCAACCAAGTGCTTGATGAGATAGGAATTGAAATCTCTGGAAAG ATGGCCAAAGCTCCATCAGCTGATAGAAGTTTACCATCTGCATCAACATCAAAAGCTGCTACCATATCAGATGAAGAGATTGAACGACAACTGAAAGCTTTGGGAGTTGATTAG
- the CHMP2B gene encoding charged multivesicular body protein 2b isoform X1: MASLFKKKTVDDIIKEQNRELRGTQRAITRDRAALEKQEKQLELEIKKMAKTGNKEACKVLAKQLVQLRKQKNRTYAVSSKVTSMSTQTKVMNSQMKMAGAMSTTAKTMQAVNKKMDPQKTLQTMQNFQKENMKMEMTEEMINDTLDDIFDASDEEEESQDIVNQVLDEIGIEISGKMAKAPSADRSLPSASTSKAATISDEEIERQLKALGVD; this comes from the exons ATGGCCTCTCTCTTCAAGAAGAAGACTGTGGACG atatAATAAAGGAGCAAAATCGAGAGTTAAGAGGTACACAGAGGGCTATAACCAGAGACAGAGCAGCActtgaaaaacaggaaaaacaacTG gagctggaaataaagaaaatggcTAAGACTGGTAACAAAGAAGCCTGTAAAGTGCTAGCAAAGCAGCTTGTACAACTGCGGAAGCAGAAAAATCGAACCTATGCTGTTAGCTCTAAAGTCACTTCTATGTCTACGCAAACAAAAGTCATGAACTCTCAGATGAAGATGGCAGGAGCTATGTCAACTACAGCAAAA ACAATGCAAGCAGTTAATAAGAAAATGGATCCACAAAAGACACTCCAAACTATGCAGAAtttccagaaggaaaacatGAAGATGGAAATGACTGAAGAAATGA ttaATGATACGCTGGATGATATTTTTGATGCTTctgatgaagaagaagaaagccaAGATATTGTCAACCAAGTGCTTGATGAGATAGGAATTGAAATCTCTGGAAAG ATGGCCAAAGCTCCATCAGCTGATAGAAGTTTACCATCTGCATCAACATCAAAAGCTGCTACCATATCAGATGAAGAGATTGAACGACAACTGAAAGCTTTGGGAGTTGATTAG